One Halichondria panicea chromosome 6, odHalPani1.1, whole genome shotgun sequence genomic window carries:
- the LOC135337569 gene encoding TNF receptor-associated factor 3-like yields MASQNEPEFVDKLTDDNICCICTNLLNSPMLTDCCGQHFCEECLQNWLQRHGQRTCPHCRAQGFNYIKSLPMERAIDSLKIYCPNSSKGCDKIPTLGECNQHLEKCLFVEISCTKKCGERMFRKELLDHEDNKCPNRLIQCQYCTLEGMHKEITAKNHIDECIFFLISCPNNCGHKKVQRKNLAIHQDECPLEPVECLFSGVGCTEMIPRKDMAAHKASNTEHHLELVMTETVTLKHKANRFEQKANKLEQEANHEKHQLQQLSLKFGGLASCVTNQLSTIDSNPRNTQAAIKNIKSSLETMTTMLAPGDTRYYLSLVEVSQHRARSASFYIKPGYKMYVSIDSHDNCTIYLEKGEHDHILKWPMPEMEMELSITENSIIILYDETICTRCGYTVNRLEGDRTQQPINYPRARCWHTRLGVLRDFVFLTVRNHNDYQNLARKIPI; encoded by the exons ATGGCTAGTCAGAATGAACCAGAGTTCGTAGATAAGCTAACAGACGACAACATTTGCTGTATCTGCACTAACTTACTCAACAGCCCAATGTTGACCGATTGTTGTGGACAGCACTTCTGTGAGGAGTGTCTACAAAACTGGTTACAGAGACACGGACAGAGGACGTGCCCTCACTGTCGAGCACAAGGTTTCAACTACATCAAGAGTCTTCCTATGGAACGAGCCATCGATAGCTTGAAGATCTATTGTCCTAATAGCTCCAAGGGGTGTGACAAAATCCCTACACTGGGTGAATGCAATCAGCATCTCGAGAAATGCTTGTTTGTGGAGATATCATGCACTAAGAAGTGTGGAGAAAGAATGTTTCGAAAGGAGCTTCTAGATCACGAGGACAATAAGTGCCCAAACCGTCTGATACAATGCCAGTATTGCACACTAGAGGGGATGCACAAAGAAATCACTGCCAAAAATCATATAGACGAATGTATTTTTTTTCTTATTTCTTGCCCCAACAATTGTGGGCATAAGAAAGTACAGCGCAAGAACTTAGCAATTCACCAGGACGAGTGCCCTCTTGAACCAGTAGAGTGTCTATTTTCTGGAGTTGGGTGTACGGAAATGATTCCACGAAAAGATATGGCAGCACATAAAGCCTCAAACACAGAGCACCACCTGGAGCTAGTGATGACAGAGACTGTTACGCTTAAGCATAAGGCAAACCGATTTGAGCAAAAGGCTAACAAGTTAGAGCAGGAGGCAAATCATGAAAAACATCAGCTACAGCAACTCTCACTCAAGTTTGGTGGCCTAGCATCTTGTGTAACTAACCAACTAAGCACCATTGATTCTAACCCTCGAAATACACAAGCAGCAATCAAGAACATCAAAAGCTCTCTAGAGACAATGACCACAATGCTAGCACCAGGTGACACACGATACTACCTATCACTAGTTGAAGTGTCACAGCATAGAGCTCGGTCAGCTTCGTTCTACATCAAACCTGGCTATAAAATGTATGTGAGCATTGATAGTCACGATAATTGCACGATATACTTGGAGAAAGGTGAACACGATCACATACTTAAGTGGCCCATGCCTGAAATGGAAATGGAACTCAGTATTACAGAGAATAGTATTATAATCCTGTATGATGAAACGATCTGCACCAGATGTGGCTACACAGTGAACCGACTAGAGGGGGACAGAACACAACAACCTATCAACTATCCACGGGCACGTTGCTGGCATACTAGGCTAGGGGTTCTGAGAGACTTTGTATTCCTAACAGTGAGAAACCACAA TGACTACCAGAACCTTGCACGAAAAATACCGATTTGA